The Paraphotobacterium marinum genome contains a region encoding:
- a CDS encoding aminopeptidase P family protein — protein sequence MIRDWLKKNNLDAIIIPHENEFLCEYVPANHERLLWATGFTGSSGFAVISENQAAIFVDGRYTVQVKQQVPNSVFDYCSIPTDTITEWLLNNLAKNSKIAIDPKVHSISWVKSTESLISDNLSFINISENPIDYFWEDKPSQANTVTRHLPESITGQSSNEKIQYISTFIKDKKLDLFIISQLESIAWILNLRGNDIPCLPVIFSHLIIDKSGMAHFFVKADLINQIKNYDFKTKITIHDVNDYARFLSSLKDLNIGVDPLTCNQWTQNQLTNNNINHVEDPTIHRKAIKNKTEIEGFKKSHLNDGIALVKFFSWLEQSISNKKILNEDTLSKKLWSFRKENKDCIEPSFDTISAAGPNAAMCHYNHLNSDNPSKLPENGLYLLDSGAQYLYGTTDVTRTIAIGKPTQKMIDAYTLVLKGHISVSKSLFPKGTSGSQIDTFARQYLWEYGLDFAHGTGHGVGHFLNVHEGPQRISKLSNVPLETGMVVSNEPGYYLENEFGIRIENLEVVVEKENKGNSISLGFSSLTKVPLDISLINKDLLNDEEINWINDYHADVYNSLEAQLSEELKSWLRIKTKPM from the coding sequence TTGATTAGAGATTGGCTTAAAAAAAATAATTTGGATGCTATCATCATCCCTCATGAAAATGAATTCTTATGTGAATATGTGCCTGCAAACCATGAAAGACTATTATGGGCTACTGGTTTTACTGGTTCCAGTGGATTTGCCGTCATATCTGAAAATCAGGCAGCAATATTTGTAGATGGAAGATACACTGTTCAAGTCAAGCAACAGGTTCCTAACTCTGTCTTCGATTACTGTAGCATACCAACAGATACTATAACAGAATGGCTTTTAAATAATTTAGCCAAAAACTCAAAAATAGCCATTGATCCAAAAGTTCATAGTATTTCTTGGGTGAAAAGTACAGAAAGTCTTATCTCGGATAATTTATCTTTTATAAATATATCAGAAAATCCAATAGATTACTTCTGGGAAGATAAACCTAGCCAAGCTAATACAGTAACTAGACATCTCCCTGAGTCAATAACAGGGCAATCCTCAAACGAAAAAATTCAATACATTTCAACTTTTATAAAAGATAAAAAATTAGACCTTTTCATTATTTCGCAACTAGAGAGTATCGCGTGGATTTTAAACTTAAGAGGTAATGACATACCTTGTTTACCAGTAATATTTTCTCATCTAATTATTGATAAAAGTGGAATGGCCCATTTTTTTGTTAAAGCAGATCTTATTAATCAAATAAAAAATTATGATTTCAAAACTAAAATAACAATTCATGATGTAAATGATTATGCTCGTTTCCTCTCTTCATTAAAAGATTTAAATATTGGGGTCGACCCATTGACTTGTAACCAATGGACACAAAATCAACTAACCAATAATAATATTAATCATGTAGAAGATCCTACTATCCATCGTAAAGCTATCAAAAATAAAACTGAAATAGAAGGATTTAAAAAAAGTCATTTAAATGATGGTATTGCATTAGTCAAGTTTTTTTCATGGCTAGAACAATCGATTAGTAATAAAAAAATATTAAACGAAGATACGTTGTCTAAAAAACTGTGGTCGTTCCGCAAAGAAAATAAGGATTGTATTGAGCCAAGCTTTGATACTATCTCTGCAGCAGGTCCGAACGCTGCTATGTGCCATTATAATCACTTAAACTCTGATAATCCCTCCAAACTCCCTGAAAATGGATTATATCTTTTGGATTCCGGTGCACAGTATTTGTATGGGACAACGGATGTAACTCGAACCATCGCGATTGGTAAGCCCACCCAAAAGATGATAGATGCTTACACGCTAGTTTTAAAAGGTCATATTTCAGTATCTAAATCTTTATTTCCAAAAGGCACAAGTGGAAGTCAAATAGATACATTCGCTAGACAATACCTTTGGGAATATGGGCTTGATTTTGCTCATGGTACTGGTCATGGTGTTGGACATTTTCTGAATGTTCATGAAGGTCCTCAAAGAATAAGTAAATTAAGTAATGTTCCTCTTGAGACTGGAATGGTTGTTTCTAATGAACCAGGTTACTATCTTGAAAATGAATTTGGGATAAGAATAGAAAATTTAGAAGTTGTGGTTGAAAAAGAAAATAAAGGTAATTCAATTTCACTTGGCTTTTCCTCCTTAACTAAGGTTCCTTTAGATATAAGCCTAATCAATAAAGATCTCTTAAATGACGAGGAAATCAATTGGATAAATGATTATCATGCTGATGTATATAATTCTTTGGAAGCCCAACTTTCTGAAGAATTAAAAAGTTGGCTGAGAATTAAAACTAAACCTATGTAA
- a CDS encoding DMT family transporter: MIRIEKATYLALITVFFWSTIAVVSKQGTSKLNVDQFLLYSTIISTIIFYVYLIKIKKIFFLIDTFKSAPLFFIIYGLMNPFLTLGLLLTGYQHLPATVGMSINFTWPITFMLISWLILKEKLTKKDFFYCILGYIGVLIIILGNSLTSHKAMSLFGILIMFLFTICWSLYWILSKKNKHDSLISLTIGFTISIPFLIIYTYLNGHLNVNISNSNWVYIILFACFEMGFSYILWQKAIDTSSKPSSLGMLIFLSPPLSIIWIYFFLGEPITPWLILGLFTIIASLYFKNKKAN, translated from the coding sequence ATGATTAGAATTGAAAAAGCAACCTACTTAGCATTAATTACTGTTTTTTTTTGGTCAACTATCGCTGTGGTATCAAAACAAGGAACAAGTAAACTAAATGTTGATCAATTTCTTTTATATTCAACCATTATTTCTACAATAATATTTTATGTATATTTAATCAAAATAAAAAAAATTTTCTTTTTAATAGATACATTTAAATCTGCTCCTTTGTTTTTTATAATTTATGGATTAATGAACCCTTTCTTAACCTTAGGTCTTCTATTAACAGGTTATCAGCATTTACCCGCAACTGTTGGTATGAGTATTAATTTTACTTGGCCAATAACATTTATGTTAATTTCTTGGTTAATATTAAAAGAAAAACTCACAAAAAAAGACTTTTTTTACTGTATTTTAGGATATATTGGTGTATTAATTATAATTTTAGGTAACTCTCTCACATCGCATAAAGCAATGTCTTTATTCGGTATATTAATAATGTTTTTATTCACAATTTGTTGGAGCTTATATTGGATATTAAGTAAAAAAAACAAACATGACTCATTAATTAGTCTGACTATTGGCTTCACAATATCTATTCCTTTTTTAATTATATATACATATCTAAATGGACATCTTAATGTTAATATCTCTAATAGTAATTGGGTTTATATTATTTTGTTTGCTTGTTTTGAAATGGGCTTTTCATACATCCTTTGGCAAAAAGCAATAGACACAAGCTCAAAACCATCTAGTTTAGGGATGCTTATTTTTTTGTCACCACCTTTATCTATAATTTGGATATACTTTTTTTTAGGTGAGCCCATAACACCGTGGCTTATTTTAGGACTTTTCACCATCATAGCCTCACTATATTTCAAAAACAAAAAAGCTAATTAA
- the ubiE gene encoding bifunctional demethylmenaquinone methyltransferase/2-methoxy-6-polyprenyl-1,4-benzoquinol methylase UbiE, with protein MQHKNDEQTHFGYKTVNKSHKRELVADVFDSVATKYDLMNDLMSLGIHRVWKANTIANSGVRKGQKVLDVGGGTGDLSQKFSKIVGVEGKVILSDINQSMLKEGRKKLRNLGFINNISYVQADAEHLPFPDNYFDCVSISFCLRNVTNKEAALRSIYRVLKPGGRILILEFSKPNSQLISKLYDTYSFNVLPILGKIIAGDSESYKYLAESIRMHPSQDELKQMMLQAGFDEVKYYNYTDGIVALHKGFKF; from the coding sequence ATGCAACATAAAAACGACGAACAAACTCACTTTGGTTATAAAACAGTAAATAAAAGCCATAAAAGAGAGTTGGTCGCAGATGTCTTTGACTCTGTAGCTACAAAATATGACCTTATGAATGATTTAATGTCTCTCGGTATACATAGAGTATGGAAGGCGAATACTATTGCAAATAGTGGTGTAAGAAAAGGTCAAAAAGTTCTTGATGTTGGAGGAGGTACTGGAGATTTATCTCAAAAATTTTCTAAAATTGTAGGCGTTGAAGGTAAAGTTATTTTGTCAGATATTAACCAATCTATGCTTAAAGAAGGTAGAAAAAAACTGAGAAACTTGGGGTTTATAAATAATATAAGTTATGTTCAGGCTGATGCAGAGCATTTACCTTTTCCTGATAATTACTTTGATTGTGTTTCAATTAGCTTCTGTTTGAGGAATGTAACGAATAAAGAAGCTGCATTGCGCTCAATATATAGAGTTTTAAAACCTGGAGGGAGAATCTTAATTTTAGAATTCTCTAAACCTAATAGCCAATTAATTTCTAAATTATATGATACTTATTCTTTTAATGTTTTACCTATATTGGGTAAAATTATTGCTGGAGATTCAGAAAGCTATAAGTACCTAGCTGAATCTATTCGGATGCACCCTAGTCAAGATGAACTGAAGCAAATGATGCTTCAAGCAGGTTTTGATGAAGTAAAATACTATAATTATACTGACGGTATTGTTGCTTTGCATAAAGGTTTTAAGTTTTAA